Proteins encoded within one genomic window of Nitrospira sp.:
- a CDS encoding TrbC/VirB2 family protein, with protein MSIASHWKQFLWGLGVILTLCVITMPHEAYAAGTAGGGLPYESALTRLRASITGPVAFTLSLIGIVGAAGVLIFGGELTGFLRMMVFLVLLIAILVGAQNVLTTLFAAGAEIAWSGEGTALMAASHPGFVRLS; from the coding sequence ATGAGCATTGCATCGCACTGGAAACAATTTCTCTGGGGCTTGGGCGTCATCCTGACGCTGTGCGTCATCACCATGCCGCATGAGGCCTACGCGGCGGGCACGGCCGGGGGCGGGCTCCCCTACGAATCCGCGTTGACCCGGTTGCGTGCGTCGATCACCGGACCTGTCGCCTTTACTTTGTCGTTGATCGGGATTGTAGGAGCCGCGGGGGTCTTGATCTTCGGCGGCGAGTTGACCGGGTTCTTGCGCATGATGGTCTTTCTCGTGCTGTTGATCGCCATCCTCGTGGGCGCCCAGAACGTGCTGACGACGCTCTTTGCCGCGGGAGCCGAAATCGCGTGGAGCGGGGAGGGAACGGCGCTGATGGCAGCGTCTCATCCTGGATTTGTGAGGCTGAGCTGA